One Branchiostoma floridae strain S238N-H82 chromosome 1, Bfl_VNyyK, whole genome shotgun sequence genomic region harbors:
- the LOC118417886 gene encoding uncharacterized protein LOC118417886: MAAFSTSSNIVGSLSGSPQPATNVRATLTLRNGVKQQFSEKVSEGGVVPKLKNVREALKAVRVASQDAVNEMVEDERQSSNQQKNAKDGEESDYDDEEEDDKSENCEDEGLSGTDKNDAGGTNFAQELLLNLSNQPPEKRLKMSDGGSENKGLL, encoded by the coding sequence ATGGCCGCCTTTTCCACTAGCAGTAACATTGTCGGATCTTTGAGCGGTTCTCCCCAGCCTGCCACCAACGTTAGGGCAACGCTGACTCTCAGGAACGGAGTCAAGCAACAGTTTAGCGAGAAGGTATCTGAAGGAGGTGTCGTGCCCAAGCTGAAGAACGTGCGAGAGGCGCTGAAAGCGGTGAGGGTAGCTTCCCAAGACGCAGTGAACGAAATGGTGGAAGATGAGAGGCAATCATCCAACCAACAAAAAAATGCCAAAGATGGGGAAGAAAGTGACTACGAcgatgaagaagaagacgacAAAAGTGAAAATTGTGAAGACGAGGGCTTGAGTGGAACAGACAAAAACGATGCAGGCGGTACAAACTTTGCACAGGAACTCCTACTCAACTTATCAAATCAACCTCCAGAAAA